The DNA region ACGCTGTGAAATTGATACCAGACGTTTTAAGATTGAAATGGAATTAAATTCCATTGAAGCAATTAAAAATGCTGTGCAATCTGGTTTGGGGGCTGCCTTTGTTTCAACTAGCGCGATCGCTAAAGAGTTACAAATGGGTGTTCTTCACCGTACCCCCATTGAAGGCGTTGTCGTCAAACGGACACTGTGGCTGATTTTTAATCCTAATCGCTATAGATCCAAGGCCGCAGAAGCTTTTAGTCGGGAAATTTTGCCCCAGTTTGCTAATCCTGGATGGAGTAAAGATGTGTTAGCATTGGCACAAAAAACCATAGTAATATCTACATTGGATATAGCGACGTCTACCTCTGCCGCCGATGACTAAAATCTAGTGATTAGTCCTACCTTTATGGCATCTACGTCATTTGTCCAATGTTTTTTGTAAATGACCAATAAGCAAATAATTCGTAATGACGCTTCTGCGGACGCTCGATTACTCGCTACCGCTTCGCTAACGCTAACGTAATTCGTAATTATTATTTCATAGCTTTTCCCGTAGCAAAGCTAAGAATTTGACATTAGTAAAAAGTTTCCTGATCTTGATAAAGAAGTTTAGTTTCTATGTAACTTGAATGAATTACGAATTACGCATTATCAATTACGAATTATTTTGACTAATGACTAATCACGAAAATGGAAGTTTACTGTACTCGTCCACGTTGCCCACGCCCACAAAACTATTTTGCCGATTTAGATGATATTACAACGCTGAAAACAACGCAGCAAAAGTACTGTACTACCTGTGGTATGCCATTGCTGCTAGATGGTCGATATGTCCCCGTGAAGCTACTGGGAAGGGGGGGATTTGGAGCAGCCTTTTTGGCACGCGATCGCCGAATACCGGGAATGCGTCAATGCGTAGTTAAGCAGTTTCAACCTGCGGGAAATTTAAGCTTAAGTCAACTGCAACAAGCACAGTTGATGTTTGAGAGAGAGGCAGAAGTTTTATCACAACTAGGTAACGATCACGAGCAAATCCCTGACTTGTTTGCTTTCTTTCCAGTCATAGTTAATGGTTTACAACCAGGACAACAAGACCAGTTTTTTTACTTGGTACAAGAATACATTGATGGGCAAAACTTAGAGGAAGAATTAGTTCAACAAGGCAAATTTTCTGAGCAGCAAGTGTTGGAGGTGCTGCAAGAAATCCTGAAGGTGCTAAAGTTTGTCCATCATAGAGGCATTATTCACAGAGATATTAAACCCTCTAACATCATGCGCCGTCGTGATGGCAGACTTTTTTTACTAGATTTTGGCGCAGTTAAGCAAGTAACAAATGTTGCACTTGGTTCTGCTGCTTCTTCCACAGGAATTTATTCTATGGGATTTGCACCGCCTGAGCAGATGGCTGGGGGTCAAGTCTTCCCATCTACGGATTTATACGCTTTGGCTGTAACTATTATTATTTTGTTGACAAACAAAGAAGCAGTTCAACTATTTGATGCCTATAGCAACCAGTGGAAATGGCGAATGCAAGTGACTGTCAGCCCTCGCCTTGCTGATATTTTAGATAAAATGCTGCTACCTGCTGCTAATCAGCGTTTCCAGTCAGCTCAAGAGGTTTTAGATGCACTTAACTCACAGGCGGCTCAAGCTTCTACACAATTTAATTCGCCTTCTGTAACACTTCCGCCACAACCACCCAATCCTAGTCCCGTCGTCCCCCGCCCACCAACTCAACCAGCGTTTTCGACAGTGGAATTATTGGGCGGGGCGGCATTTAGTGGATTTGAAGGGGCATTAATTGCGATCGCTCTCTTTAGTCTAGTAAAATCATCAATAGTTACTTTAAGTATTGCATTTGTAATTTTGGGGATACTGATATTTGCCCAAACTAGACGGTGGATTGAAAAGTTCGATTTATTAATTATTCCAACAATTAGTTTTGCGATTATTTTTTTTCTCCCTTTTTTACAAGGGGGGCTTGGCATTAAAGCAGTAGTTTTTTTAGCAGTTGGAGGAAGCTTAGTAGCGATTTCCTTAACAGCCGTGTTTCGACTTATTTATAAATTATTATCTCTCTTACTTTAAAAAACTTTTGGTGCTAACAGCTAACTATGTCTCAAAAAAATGAAACACTTAGTCTTTTCTTAGCTGCTATCATCACCATTGGCTTAATATTTAGTGGCTTATGGTTTTTTATGGAACGGTGGGCGCAACTAAATGGAACTGTTGCTAAACCTTTGGGGAGTAGCAACACAGATAATCCCACAAAGCAGTTTGTCAACAACAAATGTGACGTACCAAATCTCCCAGAGGGAACGTTTAACTATGGTGGTAGCACAACCTGGGCACCCATCCGTAAAGACGTAGACTCTGTACTAAAAAGCTTGTGTCCTCAATTTACTTTACGCTATACTCAACCTCCTTCAGGTCAACCAGGATCTGGAACCGGCATTCGGATGTTGATAGATAATCAACTAGCTTTTTCTCAATCTTCTCGCTCAGTTAAAGCTGAAGAAAATGCTGAAGCTAAACAAAAAGGATTTAGTTTGAAAGAAATTCCGGTGGCGATTGATGGAATTGCGATCGCAGTTAACCAAAATCTTAATATTTCTGGTTTAACTGTGGCTCAACTCAAAGATATCTACACTGGCAAAATTACTAATTGGCAACAGGTAAGTGGGCCAAATTTACCAATTACAGTCTACTCTCGCAGTAAAGAAGCTGGGGGAACAGTCGAGTTCTTTGTAGAAAATGTTTTAAATAAAGAGAATTTTGGTAATAACGTTAATTACATTAGTACCACAACAGAAGCAGTACGAAAAGTAGCTGCAAGTCCTGGTGGAATTTATTATGCTTCTGCCCCAGAGGTTGTACCCCAGTGTATGATTAAAACTCTACCACTAGGGCGGACAAGCGGTCAATTTGTGCCTCCCTACCAAGAACCCCTTGTACCTCAATCTGAATGTCCCAATAAACGTAACCAGTTGAATAGTCAGGCGTTTCGTAGTGGAGATTATGCAATTACTCGGAATTTATTTGTAATTGTTAAACAGAACGGTCAAACAGATCAGCAAGCTGGGGAAGCTTATGCAAATTGGCTGCTGACACCTCAGAGTCAAGAACTAATTGAAAAAGCTGGATTTGTCAGAATTAAATGATCCAAATTGTTAAATTTAGCGAAATAATCCAACTAGGGTTTATACAAATTTCTTAAATTATTATTTATCGTGCATCTGGAATAGTTCGTTTTTTACCTACAGACATAAGTTTTACAAAAAATAAACATTTTTTTACTTTATTGAAATTTGTTCATGTCACAAAAGAATGAAACTAAAATTTTAGCTTTGACCCTGCTGTTGACCGTTGGAATAGTTGGCGGTAGTGTTTGGTGGTTTACTAACAATGGGGTGAAATTTAGTAATAGTATCACTCAAAATCCAGAAACAGGTAGCAATTCATCCTTACAAGACCGCATTAGTTTTGGGGAAAAATCCTTGACTCCGGGTGATATTTCTCCAGTTAAAAAAGAAGGAGTACAGGCGATCGCAGCTAAAAGTTATGATAAAGCGATCGCTAATTTCACAGATGCCCTAAAACTCAAGCGTAACGATCCAGAAACGCTAATTTTTCTGAATAATGCCCGCATTGGTTCTTCCAAGAGCTACACAATTATGGCTTCTGTACCATTCGGGACTGACCCCAATGCTACTTTAGAAATTTTGCGTGGTATTGCCCAAGCCCAAAATGAAATTAATACCTCTGGAGGAGTCAAGGGAGTACCGTTAAGGGTAGGAATAGCTAACGACGATGACAATCCAGAAATAGCCAAGCAAATCGCTTCCAACCTAGTCAGCAATTCAGAAGTATTAGGTGTAGTTGGGCCTAATACTAGCGATTCCACCTTAGCAGCCGGTACTATTTATACTTCAGGACAACTAGTAGCAATTTCCCCTACAAGTACATCTGTAAAAATTTCTAACTTTAGCCGCTACGTTTTTCGCACGGTTCCGAGTGATTTTATGGCTGCTAGAACTTTAGCCAACTACATGGTAAGAACCTTGCAGAAGAAAAATGCAGTGATTTTCTTTAATTCTCAGAGTAACTATAGTCAGTCCTTAAAGTCGGAGTTTGTCTCATCTGTTTCCCTGGAAGGTGGACAAGTATCTAGCGAATTTGATTTGTCTCAGGTGGGTTTTAGTGCGGTTAAAAGTGTAGAACAAGCAACTAAGCAAGGTGCAGAAGTGTTGATGTTAGCTGCTAACACTGAAACTCTTGATAAAGCGCTGCAAGTAATTCAGATTAATCAGAAAAAGTTAACTCTGCTGGCGGGAGATGATGTTTACACCGCTAAAACTTTAGAAATTGGCAGAGAACAAGCTGTGGGAATGGTATTGGCAGTTCCTTGGCATATTGATGGCGCTCCCAAGTCAAATTTTCCTCAGAAATCCCGGCAGTTATGGGGCGGTGATGTGAGTTGGCGAAGTGCCCTTAGCTATGATGCCACTGTAGCTCTGATTGAGGCATTAAAACGCAACCCCACACGTTCTGGAGTACAACTTGCACTCTTATCTTCTGACTTTTCTACCACTGGTGCTTCTGGTACAATTCGGTTTTTAGCATCAGGCGATCGCAATGCGCCAGTCCAACTTGTAAAAATTGTTCCTGGTTCCCGCTCCCGCACGGGTTATGACTTTGAACCAGTGCGTTAATCAGCAATAAAAAATTAAAAATTAACCAATACTTAACCTGGAAAAACCCTCAAAATGAGAAATTGAACTTTATAGGGAAAAATTTTACTGTCAATTTATTCTTGCCAGCGCTCAAATTTTGAGAAAACAGACGAATAATCCAAGGGAGATTTATTATACCTTGGAATTTATTGTAGTAAAAAGTGAGGATTTGTCAGCATTTGTTAATAAAACACCCGTCCTCCAAATACAATTTCAAATAGCAAGCACTTATCAAGTTAAGCATTTGTATTGAATGGACGCGTGAGTAATTATACTATGTCTCAAAAAAATGAAACAACTATTCTTGTATTATCTATCTTAATCACGGTCGGGCTAATAGCTGGCGGTTTTTGGTGGTTTACTAAAAAGTCTGGTGTTAACTTAAACACAATTAATTCTGGTAGCACCAAAACGCCCCAAGCTGCATCAGAACAGCCCAGTGGCAATACTTTCGCTTCAGTACAGGATGTTCCTACAGGATTATTTAATTATGGAGGCAGTACATCTTGGGCGCCGATTCGGCTGGTAGTTGACTCAGCACTTCAAGCTGCACGGCCAGAGTTTCGGCTGCGCTATGTAGAACCGAGTAATGCGTCTCCTGGTTCTGGTACTGGCATTCAATCTCTGATAGACGGTCAATTAGCTTTTGTCCAATCCTCCCGACCAGTTCTAGATCAGGAATTAAATCGTGCCCAGCAGCGTGGGTTCACATTGAAACAAATTCCTGTGGCAATTGATGGTTTGGCAGTTGCAGTTAACCCCAACCTTAACATCCAAGGGCTAACCGTAGACCAGTTAAAGTCAATTTACACAGGCAAAATCAATAATTGGAGCCAGGTAGGCGGCCCCAATATTCCGATTAAGCCCTATTCCCGCCGCATTGCTGATGGCGGTACGGTGGAGCTTTTTGTCCAAGATATCTTGGGTGGTCAACCTTTCAGTCCCAATGTGGAATTTATCTCCACAACCACCCAAGCCTTGCAAAAATTGGCTGGTAGTCCTGGTAGTATCTACTACGCTTCTGCCCCAGAGGTGATTCCTCAATGCTCAATCAAAGCCTTGCCGTTGGGGCGGACGCAAGGGCAATATATTGCTCCATACCAGGAACCATCTGTCCTCCCGTCCGAATGTCCTGGTAAACGGAACAAATTGAACATTGAGGCTTTCCAGTCAGGCAAATACCCGATTACCCGCAATCTGTTTGTGGTGGTCAAACAGAATGGTCAGACTGAGCAGCAAGCAGGTGTCGCTTACGCCAACTTACTGCTGACCGAGCAGGGACAGGAACTGATTTCCCAAGCTGGGTTTGTCAAAATTCGCTGACTCTTGCGATCGTCTCCGGCGGGGCGTAGCCCATCGCGCTCAAGACAGAGTGGCGGAAATCGCCGCTCTGAAATGTGCTTTAACCAGCTCTATTAATCGATTCTGCTGGCAAGCAAATGAGATTATCGCCTTGAGTCAGGATTAAGCCACGTTGACGCAGCTTACCCATCAAGCGGGTAACAGTAACACGAGTGGAACCAATCGCGCTCCCAATTTGGGCATGGGTAAGGGGGAAGGGCAGACAATAGCCGCGAATCACATCAGGATCAGTGTCGCTCATTGCTGGCTCTCCATATTCCTCAATTAACAATGTGAGAAATCCTAAGAGTCGGTCAATTGTGCGGCGTTGTCCCAAGGCACTCAGCCACAGCAGCTTACGCTGGTGCTGATACCTAAAGGCATCCATAACTTCACGACGGAAGTGAGGCCAGTTATCTAAGTCATGCCAGTACATCCACAACACCGCAGTTTGGTCAACATGGGCGTAGGACTGGAGTGTGAATGGTGATTGAGCAACAATTTCAAATGGCTGTCCCGCTCCCACAAAACCCAAGAACGCTTCTTCTGGGGTTCTGTTAATTCGTCGAGACGTTAGCTGGCTGGCAGTCGCGCTAACTTGGGCGGTTCCTACCATACGGATCGCACCCCTTTGCACCAAATATAGCAATCCAGGCCGGGCTGGAATGCGCTCATCTTTGCTAAAGGTACGGCAGCGGTAGTGTTCTTGAGCCCAGTCAAGAATGCGTTGCCAAGTTAAAAAAGGCCGTGATGCCTCAGAAAAGGAGGATGGAGATTGCATAGGTAACAAAGAGCGTTCGGCTGAAGACAAAGACGTAAATAAAAGGGTGCAAGGAGTGTCTTTGTGTTGGCAAGGCAGGCATAACGCCTAACAGCGCCAGCCAATCCAAAGAATAGAAAGTAAATTACTCTCTACTCTTTTGTTATACTTCCTACTGTACAATGATGGTAGTAAAGTTTACTTACTATTCATCGATTATTCATCAAATTTTATCCTCTTCTCATTTTTCTTTATCTAAATTAAATTTATACCGCAAGACTGATGACAAAAAAGTAACAAATATATCTTACATGATGATTTAAATAATATTACGTGCATTATAAAATACAAGTTAGCAAATATACGTCAATCAAACAGTTAGTGTACAGTTACTTAATAAAATCACTAAGCATTGATACTTATAAAGCAAAAAATAAATGCATAAAGAATGAGAAAATACCTCTACATAAAGGTAGAGATAGTAATAGAATTTTATACACCTCAAGTGTGTCTTTAGGACTATCAAAATCTCAGAATCGAAAAGCAATGGAGCTTGCCAGCGCGATCGCCTCAGATATATCAGGGATCTGTGAGGACGTTTTTAGCATCCAAATAGTTCCCCCTGGTTTGATACATTTTGAATTAACTCACTCGACGTTAGCGACTTGGTTACAAAGTCTTGTAGAGGGGAGTGGGGAAGATGAGGGAGATGAGGGAGATGAGAGAGATGAGGCGAATAACCAATGCCCAATGCCCCATGCCCCATGCCCAATGCCTAATTTGTTTGCTGTTAAATATGCCCATGCACGCTGCTGTTCGCTGGTGCTTCTGGCTCACCGAGAGGGATTGATTAAACTTAGAGAACCAGTTCCAAATACTAGTCCAGCTTTTTGGAGTGTTATCTCTCCTAACCCTTTACCTTGGCTCAATGATGACGGAACACTGCGGCTAAATCACCCAGATGAGCGTCGTCTAATTGGTGAGTTAATACAAGTGGTAGACAATATACAGTGCCCTGAGGTTAAAGGTTCTGTAAAATGGGAAAAAGTAGCGTTGAGTTTGAGCCAAGCTTTTGAAAAGTTTTGGTGTAATTGCCGGATTTGGGGTGAGGTGAAAATTACTTCACCAGAGTTAGCCCAAGCCAGACTCGGATTGCTTATGGCTACTCAGTCAGTATTAAGATTTGTCCTAGAGGAAAATTTGGGTGTTTTTGCGCCCTTAGAGTTATAAATCGGTAATGTCGCTTAGGCCAAAAGAAAAACTTTTATATATCTATTGACTCAATGCATCACCTCAGCTACATTAACAGGTGTGTGAGGAGCGAACCAGCTAGGACACCGAGACGAAACACGGCCAGTCGTCGGTGTCCTTTCTGATTTATATGGGTTGGGTTTGAAAAATTGCCTTCACCTACAGCAAAAACTTTTCAATTGCTACTGCTGCACCATCTTCCTCTACGTTGGGAGCTACCCACTGCGCGATCGCTTGCACTCCTGCTGGTGCGTTGCCCATAGCTACACCCAGTCCGACATACTCCAGCATTTCTACATCATTGAAGTTATCGCCAATTGCCATAACATTGGCTAACTCTAATCCCAGCAGTTCTTCGGCTAGGTAACGTACAGCAGTTCCTTTATTCACAGAGGCGTTAGTTGCTTCAAAGAAGGTAGCAACAGATGTTGTGAGATAAAGTTCAGCCGGTGTGTACTGAAGGCGCAAATTTCCCAATAGCTTTTCGATTACATCAGTGTCATCACACAAAGCAAGAATTTTTGTCGGTTCATTTGTTAAGGCTTGACGCAAATCACCTACTGGAATCGGGGTAATACCAGAACGTTCTGCATAAATTTTGGTTTCTCTGGTTACTTCACGGACGTATAGTTGATCGTTGATGTAGAAGTGGACAGATAGGAGCGATCGCAATTCAGGCTGTTCAAAATAGTCGAGTAACTTGTGGGCGATTTCACTAGAAACAGTCCAATGGCGATGGATTTTTTGGGTGATCGGATCTTGAATCCAGGCTCCCTGATAGGCCATTAATGGTAGAGTAGAGCCGATGTCTTGGTGAAAGCGCAAGGCTGAACGATACATTCGGCCTGTAGCGATCGCCACTTGAATTCCTCGTGCTTGCGCTGCAATAATAGCTTGCTTTACAGGTTCGCTGATGGTGTTAGAGTGTCCAGCGATCGTGCCATCTATATCCAAAACTAGTAGTTTAATGTCTTTCGTCGCAGACTGATGCTCAGTAGATGCCAAGTGTGTAGCAGATGCTTTCGGCATAATTTCCTAGATTTTAAGTTCCAGTAAGAGGTTAACTCAGAACTTGCACCACGACCGCCTCAGAATTCATTCTGAGGCTTATAGCTAAAGTCTTCTAAAGAAGACTAAGTAAGGAGTTTAGTCCACGCTTAGTACGCCACGGCGTAAATAGAGCAACCATTTAAAATCCCTAAAAAGCCTGTTCCATAATACTTTTGACTTTTGACTTCCGCTTTGCGGTACTAGCATCTGAAATTGCTAACTATGTGACAAAGCTTCTGGCTAAAATAGGGGTATGTCTGAAATCACTTCTGCAACCGCAACACGCCCCACGTTCATCCTCGTAGATGGACACTCCCTGGCTTACCGTTCATACTTTGCTTTCGCCAAAGGGCGAGATGGAGGGCTGCGTACAAAAACGGGCATTCCTACCAGTATATGTTTTGGTTTTGTGAAGTGCCTGCTGGAGGTAATGGCAACACAACAGCCCCAAGCAATGGCGATCGCTTTTGATTTGGGTGAGGCCACTTTTCGTCATGAAGCTGACGATACTTATAAAGCCGATCGCAAAGAAACGCCAGAAGACTTCATTCCCGACTTAGAAAACCTGCATGAATTGCTGAATGGCTTCAATTTACCAATTTTTACTGCCCCTGGTTACGAGGCAGATGATGTTTTGGGAACATTATCACAACGAGTAACTGCTGCTGGGTATAGGGTGAAGATTCTCACTGGCGATCGCGATTTATTTCAACTGATCGACTCTGACAAAGAAATCACTGTTCTAAATTTTAGTCCAGATGCCTTAAAACGCTCTACAAATAGCATTGCGGAATTTAAAGCAGAACAAGTCAAAGAGAAAATGGGGGTTTTACCTTCACAAATTGTTGATTTTAAAGCTCTTTGTGGTGATAAATCAGATAATATTCCTGGTGTCAAGGGAATTGGGGACAAGACAGCAGTGCAGCTGTTAAATACTTATGATTCACTTGATGGTGTTTATGCTGCGTTAGATGAAATAAAAGGCGCAACTCAGAAAAAACTGGCAACGGGTAAAGAAGATGCCGAGAAGTCTCGCTATTTGGCAACCATAGTTTTAGATGTTCCTATAGAGTTTAATTTAGAAGATTGCAAGTTAAAAGGCTTTGATACAAACGTTTTAGCACCAATTTTAGAAAAGTTAGAATTCAAGTCTTTTTTAGGTAAAATAAACGACTTGCAGCAACGTTTTGGTGGCAAAGTTGAAGAAAAGCAAGAAGCCAAAACAGATATAAGTAGCCCCAATACTAACTTAGAATTCAATACTAATGAAGATAATGATTTGTGGTTTTTCAGTGCTAGCGATACAGCAGCAGTTACACAACAATCTACTTCCCAAATTACACCACGCATCATCAACACTGAAGCCAAATTAGATGAGTTGGTGAAACTTTTGCAAAAATTCACTAATCCAGAAACACCCGTTGCTTGGGACACTGAAACCACCGATTTAGAACCGAGAGATGCTGAGTTAGTAGGAATTGGTTGCTGCTGGGGAATCCAACCAGATGAGGTAGCCTATATTCCTGTGGGGCATAAAACTGGGGAAAATTTGCATAAAGATTTGACGCTAGAAGCATTACGCCCAATTCTCGAAAGTACTGATTATCCGAAAGCTTTACAGAATGGGAAATTTGACCGCTTAGTTTTA from Nostoc commune NIES-4072 includes:
- a CDS encoding PstS family phosphate ABC transporter substrate-binding protein gives rise to the protein MSQKNETLSLFLAAIITIGLIFSGLWFFMERWAQLNGTVAKPLGSSNTDNPTKQFVNNKCDVPNLPEGTFNYGGSTTWAPIRKDVDSVLKSLCPQFTLRYTQPPSGQPGSGTGIRMLIDNQLAFSQSSRSVKAEENAEAKQKGFSLKEIPVAIDGIAIAVNQNLNISGLTVAQLKDIYTGKITNWQQVSGPNLPITVYSRSKEAGGTVEFFVENVLNKENFGNNVNYISTTTEAVRKVAASPGGIYYASAPEVVPQCMIKTLPLGRTSGQFVPPYQEPLVPQSECPNKRNQLNSQAFRSGDYAITRNLFVIVKQNGQTDQQAGEAYANWLLTPQSQELIEKAGFVRIK
- a CDS encoding PstS family phosphate ABC transporter substrate-binding protein encodes the protein MSQKNETTILVLSILITVGLIAGGFWWFTKKSGVNLNTINSGSTKTPQAASEQPSGNTFASVQDVPTGLFNYGGSTSWAPIRLVVDSALQAARPEFRLRYVEPSNASPGSGTGIQSLIDGQLAFVQSSRPVLDQELNRAQQRGFTLKQIPVAIDGLAVAVNPNLNIQGLTVDQLKSIYTGKINNWSQVGGPNIPIKPYSRRIADGGTVELFVQDILGGQPFSPNVEFISTTTQALQKLAGSPGSIYYASAPEVIPQCSIKALPLGRTQGQYIAPYQEPSVLPSECPGKRNKLNIEAFQSGKYPITRNLFVVVKQNGQTEQQAGVAYANLLLTEQGQELISQAGFVKIR
- a CDS encoding Crp/Fnr family transcriptional regulator, which translates into the protein MQSPSSFSEASRPFLTWQRILDWAQEHYRCRTFSKDERIPARPGLLYLVQRGAIRMVGTAQVSATASQLTSRRINRTPEEAFLGFVGAGQPFEIVAQSPFTLQSYAHVDQTAVLWMYWHDLDNWPHFRREVMDAFRYQHQRKLLWLSALGQRRTIDRLLGFLTLLIEEYGEPAMSDTDPDVIRGYCLPFPLTHAQIGSAIGSTRVTVTRLMGKLRQRGLILTQGDNLICLPAESINRAG
- a CDS encoding Cof-type HAD-IIB family hydrolase; amino-acid sequence: MPKASATHLASTEHQSATKDIKLLVLDIDGTIAGHSNTISEPVKQAIIAAQARGIQVAIATGRMYRSALRFHQDIGSTLPLMAYQGAWIQDPITQKIHRHWTVSSEIAHKLLDYFEQPELRSLLSVHFYINDQLYVREVTRETKIYAERSGITPIPVGDLRQALTNEPTKILALCDDTDVIEKLLGNLRLQYTPAELYLTTSVATFFEATNASVNKGTAVRYLAEELLGLELANVMAIGDNFNDVEMLEYVGLGVAMGNAPAGVQAIAQWVAPNVEEDGAAVAIEKFLL
- a CDS encoding ABC transporter substrate-binding protein gives rise to the protein MSQKNETKILALTLLLTVGIVGGSVWWFTNNGVKFSNSITQNPETGSNSSLQDRISFGEKSLTPGDISPVKKEGVQAIAAKSYDKAIANFTDALKLKRNDPETLIFLNNARIGSSKSYTIMASVPFGTDPNATLEILRGIAQAQNEINTSGGVKGVPLRVGIANDDDNPEIAKQIASNLVSNSEVLGVVGPNTSDSTLAAGTIYTSGQLVAISPTSTSVKISNFSRYVFRTVPSDFMAARTLANYMVRTLQKKNAVIFFNSQSNYSQSLKSEFVSSVSLEGGQVSSEFDLSQVGFSAVKSVEQATKQGAEVLMLAANTETLDKALQVIQINQKKLTLLAGDDVYTAKTLEIGREQAVGMVLAVPWHIDGAPKSNFPQKSRQLWGGDVSWRSALSYDATVALIEALKRNPTRSGVQLALLSSDFSTTGASGTIRFLASGDRNAPVQLVKIVPGSRSRTGYDFEPVR
- a CDS encoding DALR anticodon-binding domain-containing protein, which codes for MELASAIASDISGICEDVFSIQIVPPGLIHFELTHSTLATWLQSLVEGSGEDEGDEGDERDEANNQCPMPHAPCPMPNLFAVKYAHARCCSLVLLAHREGLIKLREPVPNTSPAFWSVISPNPLPWLNDDGTLRLNHPDERRLIGELIQVVDNIQCPEVKGSVKWEKVALSLSQAFEKFWCNCRIWGEVKITSPELAQARLGLLMATQSVLRFVLEENLGVFAPLEL
- a CDS encoding serine/threonine-protein kinase, which codes for MEVYCTRPRCPRPQNYFADLDDITTLKTTQQKYCTTCGMPLLLDGRYVPVKLLGRGGFGAAFLARDRRIPGMRQCVVKQFQPAGNLSLSQLQQAQLMFEREAEVLSQLGNDHEQIPDLFAFFPVIVNGLQPGQQDQFFYLVQEYIDGQNLEEELVQQGKFSEQQVLEVLQEILKVLKFVHHRGIIHRDIKPSNIMRRRDGRLFLLDFGAVKQVTNVALGSAASSTGIYSMGFAPPEQMAGGQVFPSTDLYALAVTIIILLTNKEAVQLFDAYSNQWKWRMQVTVSPRLADILDKMLLPAANQRFQSAQEVLDALNSQAAQASTQFNSPSVTLPPQPPNPSPVVPRPPTQPAFSTVELLGGAAFSGFEGALIAIALFSLVKSSIVTLSIAFVILGILIFAQTRRWIEKFDLLIIPTISFAIIFFLPFLQGGLGIKAVVFLAVGGSLVAISLTAVFRLIYKLLSLLL